In the genome of Nonlabens sp. MB-3u-79, one region contains:
- a CDS encoding Hpt domain-containing protein — translation MEQPNLDYINELAAGDELFVNKLLKVIKEELPQEVDLYKKNYNSSAFAKAAENVHKLKHKLGILGLVEGYETAMAYEEELKEGRNTLKNQFEAILKDCNRFINQL, via the coding sequence ATGGAACAACCTAATTTAGATTACATCAATGAGCTAGCAGCAGGAGATGAGTTATTTGTAAATAAATTATTGAAGGTGATAAAGGAAGAACTGCCGCAGGAGGTAGATCTTTACAAGAAAAATTATAATAGTTCCGCTTTCGCGAAAGCGGCGGAAAACGTACATAAACTCAAACATAAATTGGGAATATTAGGACTGGTTGAAGGCTATGAGACGGCCATGGCGTATGAAGAAGAATTGAAAGAAGGGAGAAACACCTTGAAAAATCAATTTGAAGCCATACTTAAGGACTGTAATCGCTTTATAAATCAGTTATAA
- a CDS encoding sensor histidine kinase: MNPLLVRQIRKFLPDGLKDKEDLQVFLKAVGDSYNNLEDQFKLTQRAMKISSDELFEANTALREETSQQRLLLSKLQNVINVVQPSDILKSNRDKSKSIEGKNLANYIREQAEQLIKVNKDQERLLVELAIQNKELNDYAQIVSHDLKSPLRSIEALVSWIKEDFEDVLDKEGKTHLSLIVSHLEKMDALISGILKYSTINKEVRTDREVDLNRLVQDTIKLLHVSEHIEVKMHQLPFINGDQFKLQQLFENLIDNAVSNMDKVNGRIDIISRDLDSKYQFEIKDNGKGIDAAYFDKIFQVFQKLENDSNTVGMGLSIVKKIITYYNGEIWLDSELGKGTSFFFTLPKK, translated from the coding sequence ATGAATCCACTTTTAGTAAGACAAATACGTAAGTTCTTGCCTGACGGTTTAAAAGATAAAGAAGATTTACAGGTCTTTTTAAAAGCCGTAGGAGACTCTTATAACAATCTAGAGGACCAATTTAAATTAACTCAAAGAGCTATGAAAATAAGTTCTGATGAGCTTTTTGAGGCAAATACAGCACTTAGAGAAGAAACCAGTCAACAGCGCTTGCTTCTATCTAAACTACAAAATGTCATCAATGTTGTGCAACCTAGTGATATTCTAAAAAGTAATAGGGACAAATCTAAAAGTATTGAAGGGAAGAATCTTGCTAATTATATACGTGAGCAAGCAGAGCAATTAATAAAAGTGAATAAAGATCAGGAGAGGTTACTTGTAGAACTGGCTATTCAAAATAAAGAGCTCAATGATTATGCTCAAATAGTTTCTCATGACTTGAAATCTCCTTTGAGGAGTATAGAAGCTTTAGTAAGTTGGATAAAAGAGGATTTTGAAGACGTTTTAGATAAAGAAGGTAAAACGCATCTATCGTTAATTGTTTCTCATTTAGAAAAAATGGATGCGCTCATTTCAGGAATTTTGAAATATTCTACTATAAATAAAGAAGTGAGAACAGACCGTGAGGTTGACTTAAATCGATTAGTTCAGGACACTATTAAATTACTTCATGTATCAGAGCACATAGAAGTAAAAATGCACCAGTTGCCTTTTATTAATGGGGACCAGTTTAAATTACAACAGCTCTTTGAAAACCTGATCGATAATGCTGTTTCCAATATGGATAAAGTAAATGGGCGTATTGATATTATAAGTAGAGACTTGGATTCTAAGTATCAATTTGAAATAAAAGACAACGGTAAAGGCATTGACGCAGCTTATTTTGATAAAATATTTCAAGTATTTCAAAAGCTAGAAAACGACTCTAATACTGTAGGCATGGGGCTTTCTATCGTTAAAAAAATAATTACTTATTACAATGGAGAAATTTGGCTCGATAGTGAACTAGGTAAGGGAACTTCATTTTTTTTCACCTTACCTAAAAAATAA
- a CDS encoding FIST signal transduction protein — MKTVQLQKKSGEAWQYLSNHIELIQPLVLVLGNRFLLESDSVYKELRDFFPHGHLVFGSSCGELVGSSVNDDHITVTAIELERSSFQIQTYNINDANGDSEIAGRAVVQKLNPKGLKYIFVLSEGSFVNGSALTKGMQESLPKVLITGGLCGDDSRFEKTIVSYNEAPKEGEIVVIGFYGDTLEVSFSIYGGWTPFGPERLVTKAEGNVLYEIDGRPALDLYKTYLGDKANELPGSALIYPLNVKNQENKQSFVRTILNIDEEKNAMILAGDVPNNSTVQLMMTNMDSIAAASETAAIRAMEGRSQPPQLALLISCIGRKLVLDQRIEEEIEEVRSVIGDDVVIGGMYSYGEIAPFYGERSCKLHNQTMTITLISE; from the coding sequence ATGAAAACAGTACAGTTACAAAAAAAGTCAGGAGAAGCTTGGCAGTATTTAAGTAATCATATTGAATTAATTCAACCATTAGTTCTTGTTTTAGGAAATAGATTTCTTTTAGAGTCTGACTCTGTTTACAAAGAATTAAGGGACTTTTTTCCTCATGGACACTTAGTTTTTGGTTCTTCCTGTGGTGAACTAGTGGGCAGTTCTGTTAATGATGATCATATTACGGTAACTGCAATAGAGTTAGAGCGCAGTAGTTTTCAAATACAGACGTATAATATAAACGATGCCAATGGCGATAGTGAAATAGCAGGTAGAGCGGTAGTTCAAAAATTAAATCCGAAAGGGCTTAAATATATATTTGTCCTTTCAGAAGGAAGTTTTGTAAATGGATCTGCGCTGACTAAAGGCATGCAAGAAAGCTTGCCTAAAGTTTTAATCACTGGAGGTTTATGTGGGGATGATAGCCGTTTTGAAAAGACAATCGTATCCTACAATGAAGCACCTAAAGAAGGAGAGATAGTGGTTATAGGTTTTTATGGAGATACCTTAGAAGTTTCTTTCTCCATTTATGGCGGTTGGACACCCTTTGGACCGGAGCGTTTAGTAACTAAGGCTGAAGGTAATGTTCTATATGAAATTGATGGAAGGCCTGCGTTAGACCTATATAAGACCTATTTAGGAGATAAAGCAAATGAATTACCAGGATCAGCATTGATATATCCATTAAATGTAAAAAATCAGGAGAACAAACAATCATTTGTTCGCACTATTTTAAATATCGATGAAGAAAAGAATGCGATGATTCTAGCAGGTGACGTTCCTAATAATTCTACGGTGCAATTAATGATGACTAATATGGATAGTATTGCCGCTGCGTCAGAAACTGCTGCTATTAGAGCAATGGAAGGAAGAAGCCAGCCGCCGCAATTAGCGTTGCTTATTAGTTGCATAGGGCGCAAATTAGTGCTTGATCAAAGAATTGAAGAAGAAATCGAAGAGGTGCGAAGTGTAATAGGTGATGATGTAGTTATAGGAGGAATGTATTCTTATGGTGAGATTGCCCCTTTTTATGGAGAGCGCAGCTGCAAGTTACACAACCAGACCATGACGATAACATTAATAAGCGAATAA
- a CDS encoding PAS domain-containing sensor histidine kinase, whose translation MDSNKIKIYERALAREKAARKEAERILEEKSKELYLKSKELEISNEKLYKLLQTKTSELKGVFGNMLDAYVVMDLKGLVLSMNEAAQKLLGYSLEGKLNLFSMVLPEERLKVLSSFQELMENGSIKDFQVKIIIASGLTRMVHINASIVYNGKNQPVAAQGIVRDITEEKAENQLLLESQNRLSTLISHLHSAVLLEDEDRNVVVTNQRFCEFFKIPLDPKEMIGINFADAAEESKHLFKNPSEFVKRINFLTKEKNQVFSDELFLKDGSILERDFIPIYEEGEYQGHLWTYRDVTLKKKYHEGIEAERQKYSSIIANMNLGLIEVDNEDRIIMENQSLEQMSGYSKKELIGRLYSDMLIVKEDQSILENENRKRLDGLSNSYEVRVKAKDGSIKHWLISGAPNYNIKGQVTGSIGIHLDITQLKSLELQKENLLDKLEKSNEELQEYAHVVSHDLKSPLLSISALMSWIKDDNQGKLSHDTLDNFKMIDATLEKMELLISDILEYSSIINNNDSPTEVDLNNVMEDIVTLLHFPDHIVFNVKKPLPKLIVDRVKIQQLFQNLISNAINYCEKERGFIEVDYQEGIDEYTFSLKDNGIGIDKEYHQKIFQIFQSLNEKEESTGIGLSIVKKIVDLYNGRIWLESSSGEGTTFFFTIKKY comes from the coding sequence ATGGATAGTAATAAAATCAAAATTTATGAACGGGCACTTGCGCGAGAAAAAGCCGCGAGAAAAGAAGCCGAACGCATACTTGAAGAAAAATCCAAAGAACTGTATTTGAAATCTAAGGAGTTAGAGATTTCAAATGAAAAATTATATAAACTATTACAAACTAAAACTTCAGAGCTTAAAGGAGTTTTTGGAAATATGCTAGACGCTTATGTTGTAATGGACCTTAAGGGTTTAGTATTGAGTATGAATGAGGCGGCACAAAAGTTACTTGGCTATTCTCTTGAGGGAAAATTGAATCTTTTTTCTATGGTATTGCCGGAAGAACGACTTAAAGTTCTTTCTAGTTTTCAAGAATTAATGGAAAACGGATCGATTAAAGATTTTCAGGTTAAAATTATAATAGCTAGCGGTTTAACCAGGATGGTACATATCAATGCAAGTATTGTTTATAACGGAAAAAATCAGCCAGTTGCTGCCCAGGGAATTGTAAGAGATATTACAGAAGAGAAGGCGGAAAACCAACTATTACTGGAATCTCAAAACCGACTCTCAACATTAATAAGTCATTTACACAGTGCCGTTTTACTTGAAGATGAAGACCGAAATGTAGTAGTCACTAACCAACGATTTTGTGAATTCTTTAAAATACCATTGGATCCAAAAGAAATGATAGGTATTAACTTTGCTGATGCTGCAGAAGAAAGCAAGCACTTGTTTAAAAACCCAAGTGAGTTTGTAAAACGCATAAATTTCCTAACAAAAGAAAAAAATCAAGTCTTCTCTGATGAACTATTTTTAAAAGATGGTAGTATTCTAGAAAGAGATTTTATCCCTATCTATGAAGAAGGTGAATACCAAGGTCATTTATGGACGTATCGAGACGTGACCCTTAAAAAGAAATATCATGAAGGTATAGAGGCAGAGCGACAGAAGTACAGCAGTATCATAGCCAATATGAATCTAGGACTTATTGAAGTTGATAATGAGGATAGAATTATTATGGAGAATCAGAGTCTGGAGCAAATGTCTGGATATTCTAAAAAGGAATTAATAGGTCGTCTATATTCGGATATGTTAATTGTAAAAGAAGATCAAAGTATACTTGAAAATGAAAACAGGAAACGTCTTGACGGACTTTCAAACTCATACGAAGTAAGGGTGAAAGCTAAAGATGGTTCTATAAAGCACTGGCTTATAAGTGGTGCTCCTAATTATAATATCAAGGGTCAAGTGACGGGGTCTATAGGAATACACCTAGATATTACACAACTGAAAAGTCTGGAATTACAAAAAGAAAATTTACTTGATAAACTGGAAAAGAGTAATGAAGAATTACAAGAATATGCTCATGTAGTTTCACACGATTTAAAATCTCCTTTGCTTAGTATTAGTGCTTTAATGAGTTGGATAAAGGATGATAATCAAGGTAAATTATCACATGATACTCTAGATAATTTTAAGATGATTGATGCTACTTTAGAAAAAATGGAGCTACTCATTTCTGATATTTTAGAATATTCCAGTATTATTAATAATAATGACTCCCCAACAGAAGTAGACTTGAATAATGTAATGGAAGACATTGTGACATTATTGCATTTTCCAGATCATATTGTTTTCAATGTAAAAAAGCCCTTACCTAAATTAATAGTAGATCGTGTTAAAATTCAGCAATTATTTCAAAACTTAATAAGTAACGCTATTAACTACTGTGAAAAGGAAAGAGGTTTTATAGAGGTAGATTATCAAGAAGGAATTGATGAGTACACTTTTTCTTTAAAGGATAATGGTATAGGAATCGACAAAGAATATCATCAAAAGATTTTCCAAATCTTTCAATCACTTAACGAAAAAGAAGAATCTACCGGTATAGGCCTTTCTATTGTAAAAAAAATAGTTGACCTATATAACGGTCGCATCTGGCTAGAAAGCAGTTCAGGGGAAGGAACTACATTTTTTTTCACTATAAAAAAATACTGA
- a CDS encoding heme NO-binding domain-containing protein, with the protein MKGIVFTEFIDLVEEKFGVEMVDTIINNSNLASNGVYTAVGTYSFSEMLSLLRNLNKETGIAINDLLLIYGEHFFSVVEKSYPYFLTQYNDPIEMLSSIENHIHVEVRKIYPDAELPYFMVVEKTETTLIMIYKSSRAMSSFGKGLMNKTFEHFNTNATILVENIKENGTEVKFSIATHG; encoded by the coding sequence ATGAAAGGAATTGTTTTTACAGAGTTTATAGATCTGGTAGAAGAAAAATTTGGTGTTGAAATGGTAGATACCATAATCAATAACTCTAATTTGGCTTCAAATGGTGTTTATACGGCTGTTGGAACTTATAGCTTTTCAGAAATGCTAAGTCTTCTTAGGAACTTAAATAAAGAAACAGGTATAGCTATTAATGACTTACTTCTTATTTATGGAGAACATTTTTTTAGTGTTGTAGAAAAGAGCTACCCTTATTTTTTAACGCAGTACAATGATCCTATTGAAATGCTTTCTTCCATAGAGAATCACATTCATGTAGAAGTGCGTAAGATCTATCCAGATGCAGAATTGCCTTATTTTATGGTGGTAGAAAAAACAGAAACTACCTTGATTATGATTTATAAATCCAGTAGAGCCATGTCTTCTTTTGGAAAAGGACTTATGAATAAGACATTTGAGCACTTTAATACAAATGCGACCATTCTTGTAGAAAACATAAAAGAAAATGGCACCGAAGTAAAATTCAGTATAGCTACTCATGGATAG
- a CDS encoding response regulator, which yields MERLKLKVLLIEDDAIEVMKLKRAIKKLELDHELIEAKNGEHALSILKDHELIPDVIFLDLNMPKINGLEFLKILKQDEALKYIPTIILTTSSNRKDVLSCYSIGVAGYIIKPLKYEDYVAKIKVTFDYWRMNQLIKL from the coding sequence TTGGAAAGATTAAAACTAAAAGTACTTCTTATTGAGGATGATGCTATTGAAGTTATGAAGCTTAAAAGAGCTATCAAAAAGCTAGAACTAGATCATGAATTGATAGAGGCTAAAAATGGGGAACATGCACTTTCAATATTAAAGGATCACGAGTTAATTCCTGATGTCATATTTTTAGATTTAAACATGCCAAAAATCAATGGATTAGAATTTTTAAAAATCCTTAAACAAGATGAGGCCTTAAAATACATTCCAACTATTATCTTAACTACTTCTAGCAATCGTAAGGATGTTCTTTCTTGTTACTCGATAGGTGTAGCAGGTTATATTATTAAACCTTTAAAGTATGAAGATTATGTTGCTAAAATTAAAGTTACGTTTGATTATTGGAGAATGAATCAATTAATTAAATTATAA
- the trhA gene encoding PAQR family membrane homeostasis protein TrhA: MARVQTDLEEVWNVITHGIGFLLFIGISIGLFTNADWSIDYMLAALLVYCSSQLFLYVSSTSYHRAKEGVLKFKLRKLDHISIYGSIAGTYTPVCLITLESSSGWYILAAVWGVAIFGTIWKLFFTGKFEAFSSVLYLVMGWMIVFDLQTLSDAFTFLQMNLLISGGIFFTVGIVFYVWNKLYFNHVIWHLFVLGGSLSHAAMVWFVVSGV, encoded by the coding sequence ATGGCTAGAGTACAAACCGACCTAGAAGAGGTTTGGAATGTTATTACTCATGGGATTGGGTTTCTACTTTTTATAGGGATAAGCATTGGGCTATTTACAAATGCAGATTGGTCTATAGATTATATGTTAGCGGCACTTTTAGTGTATTGCTCATCCCAACTTTTCTTGTATGTATCATCAACGTCTTACCACAGAGCAAAAGAAGGAGTTTTAAAATTTAAACTTAGAAAACTGGACCATATTTCTATTTATGGTTCTATAGCTGGAACTTACACACCAGTTTGTTTGATTACTTTAGAATCCTCTAGCGGATGGTATATTTTAGCTGCCGTTTGGGGAGTCGCAATATTTGGTACGATTTGGAAATTGTTCTTTACAGGAAAGTTTGAAGCCTTTTCCAGTGTATTGTACTTGGTGATGGGATGGATGATTGTCTTTGACCTTCAGACCTTAAGCGATGCCTTTACTTTTTTACAGATGAATCTCTTAATTTCAGGAGGTATTTTCTTTACGGTAGGGATCGTATTTTATGTGTGGAATAAACTGTATTTCAATCACGTGATCTGGCACCTATTTGTGTTAGGAGGAAGCCTGAGTCATGCTGCTATGGTTTGGTTTGTGGTGAGTGGAGTTTAA
- a CDS encoding NAD(P)H-dependent flavin oxidoreductase, which translates to MPQNSITKLFNIKYPIIQGGMIWASGHKLVTAVSNAGGLGLIGAGSMYPEVLREHIQKTKAGTDKPYGVNVPLLYTDLEEILEIIIEEKVPIVFTSAGNPKTYTKRLKDAGITVVHVVSSVKFALKSQEAGVDAVVAEGFEAGGHNGREESTTLTLIPQVAKAIDIPLIAAGGIATGRGMLAAMILGADGVQVGSRFVATNEASSHINFKKAVVEAAEGATHLTLKELAPVRMMRNKFWNDVQELYKTAPTPEALKTLLGRARAKKGMFEGDMNDGELEIGQVSGLIDDIIPAAQVVKDMVAEYEEARKELLNKSLDG; encoded by the coding sequence ATGCCACAAAATTCCATCACAAAATTATTCAATATTAAATACCCTATCATTCAAGGCGGGATGATTTGGGCAAGTGGACATAAATTAGTCACCGCAGTAAGCAACGCTGGTGGGTTGGGTTTAATAGGAGCAGGCTCCATGTACCCTGAGGTATTGAGAGAACACATCCAAAAAACAAAAGCGGGAACAGATAAGCCTTATGGTGTCAACGTACCCTTGTTGTATACGGATCTTGAAGAAATTCTAGAAATTATCATTGAAGAAAAAGTGCCGATTGTTTTTACTAGTGCAGGAAATCCTAAGACCTACACCAAACGATTAAAGGATGCTGGTATTACGGTAGTTCATGTAGTGAGTTCGGTAAAATTTGCCTTAAAGTCACAAGAAGCTGGAGTAGATGCGGTGGTTGCCGAAGGTTTTGAAGCTGGCGGACATAACGGCAGAGAAGAGTCGACCACCTTGACCTTAATTCCACAAGTGGCAAAAGCAATTGATATTCCACTGATCGCCGCCGGCGGAATTGCTACCGGTCGAGGAATGCTTGCGGCAATGATTCTAGGCGCAGATGGAGTACAAGTAGGAAGCAGATTTGTCGCGACAAATGAAGCAAGCAGTCACATTAATTTTAAAAAGGCTGTTGTAGAAGCTGCGGAAGGAGCAACGCATTTGACATTGAAAGAACTGGCTCCAGTAAGAATGATGCGTAATAAATTTTGGAACGATGTTCAAGAGTTGTACAAAACAGCACCCACTCCAGAGGCATTAAAAACACTTTTAGGAAGAGCAAGAGCTAAAAAAGGAATGTTTGAAGGTGATATGAACGACGGCGAACTTGAGATAGGACAAGTTTCAGGATTAATAGATGACATTATTCCAGCGGCTCAAGTAGTAAAAGATATGGTTGCTGAATACGAGGAGGCAAGAAAAGAACTTCTAAATAAATCCCTTGATGGCTAG
- a CDS encoding S8 family serine peptidase: MKNLLFLVVGLITSLASAQDFHAWIYFADKPNTVASLTNPQSILTQRSLDRKARHSIPIDDRDMPVNQLYVAQIKAQPGITYKAQSKWFNCVHVVGTTTHIDALANLAFVSSIDYADPTKSASRSYRDKFAQTVTTPLAYGTATNQIQMIGLDDLHNTGNTGSGMLIAVTDSGFPNVDVNTGFAQLRTSNGIAGGWDFVDRDATIYEDHYHGARVLSVMAGNDPGNFEGTAPDARYHLFRTEEALQETPAEMSYWVQAAERADSLGVDVINVSLGYLDFDNTAESLDYQDMNGITAFISRGTNVAFQKGIVVVTSAGNSGNSNLHPYNAAPADALGAFSIGAVTATEVKSSFSSIGPTVDGRIRPDIAAQGSATATIDESGNLVATSGTSFSAPLISGSVACLMQAFPNLTPQQIVDAVRASAHQAMTPDNLLGYGIPDFGAAQQTLSTTSFNAQDFNYYVKDKELIFNTAPGENVTSFQLYNLQGQLVFEQSALQDDRIDLHQVAAGFYLFRIDQKETTYKVVVR, encoded by the coding sequence ATGAAAAACCTGTTGTTTTTAGTTGTTGGTTTAATAACGAGCTTGGCCAGTGCCCAAGATTTTCACGCTTGGATTTACTTTGCTGATAAACCCAATACGGTGGCGTCACTTACCAACCCACAGAGTATTTTAACTCAAAGATCACTAGACCGAAAAGCCAGGCACAGCATTCCTATAGACGATAGAGATATGCCTGTAAATCAGTTGTATGTCGCACAGATCAAAGCCCAACCGGGAATCACTTACAAAGCCCAGTCCAAATGGTTCAATTGCGTACATGTGGTAGGAACTACTACCCATATTGATGCGCTAGCAAATCTCGCTTTTGTGTCCAGCATCGATTACGCCGACCCTACAAAAAGTGCCTCTAGAAGTTATCGAGATAAGTTTGCTCAGACAGTCACCACACCACTGGCTTATGGTACGGCAACAAATCAAATACAAATGATAGGTCTAGACGATTTGCATAATACAGGAAATACAGGTTCTGGTATGCTCATTGCCGTGACTGATTCTGGCTTTCCCAATGTAGATGTCAATACGGGTTTTGCGCAATTGCGCACTAGCAATGGCATTGCTGGCGGTTGGGATTTTGTAGATCGAGATGCGACTATTTATGAAGACCACTATCACGGAGCAAGAGTATTGAGCGTGATGGCTGGAAATGACCCTGGTAACTTTGAAGGAACAGCACCAGATGCCCGATATCATTTATTCCGTACAGAAGAAGCCTTACAAGAAACTCCAGCAGAAATGTCTTATTGGGTGCAAGCCGCAGAGCGTGCAGATTCTCTTGGTGTTGATGTGATCAATGTATCTCTAGGTTATTTAGATTTTGACAACACCGCCGAAAGCCTCGATTATCAAGATATGAACGGTATCACAGCCTTTATTTCCCGAGGAACTAATGTTGCTTTTCAGAAAGGAATTGTAGTGGTTACCAGCGCAGGAAACTCAGGTAATAGCAATCTTCATCCCTACAATGCTGCCCCGGCAGATGCGTTGGGAGCATTTTCTATAGGCGCTGTGACTGCCACAGAAGTAAAATCAAGTTTTTCCAGTATCGGCCCCACGGTAGATGGTCGCATACGTCCTGATATTGCCGCCCAAGGAAGCGCTACGGCAACTATAGACGAATCTGGGAATCTGGTAGCTACAAGTGGCACCTCTTTTAGCGCACCATTGATTAGTGGTTCGGTAGCTTGTTTGATGCAAGCCTTCCCCAACCTTACACCTCAACAAATAGTCGATGCCGTGCGAGCCAGTGCTCATCAAGCCATGACTCCAGATAATTTGTTGGGTTATGGAATTCCTGATTTTGGAGCCGCACAACAAACCTTAAGTACGACCAGTTTCAATGCTCAGGATTTTAATTATTATGTAAAAGATAAAGAGTTGATTTTCAATACCGCTCCAGGCGAAAACGTCACCTCTTTCCAACTCTACAACTTACAAGGACAACTCGTTTTTGAACAATCAGCACTACAAGATGATCGTATAGACCTCCATCAAGTTGCTGCCGGGTTCTATCTTTTTAGAATTGATCAAAAAGAGACTACCTACAAAGTGGTGGTTCGATAG
- the mnmA gene encoding tRNA 2-thiouridine(34) synthase MnmA codes for MAKVVVGLSGGVDSSVAAYLLKEQGHEVIGLFMKNWHDDTVTISDECPWLEDSNDAMLVADKLGIPFQTVDLSNQYKERIVDYMFDEYARGRTPNPDVLCNREIKFDVFMDIALELGADFVATGHYCQKTTSIENGQEIHHLIGGADTNKDQSYFLCQVSQKQLAKTLFPIGHLQKPQVREIAAAQNLITAGKKDSQGLCFIGKVRLPDFLQQQLKPKLGDIVEIAAQTSREKMLELVPVKDAGRDNELVTLSRKRKYHPTEGKKVGQHQGAHYFTRGQRKGLAVGGTPEPLFVIETDVITNTIYVGQGKKHPGLYRRGLFVTAAETHWIREDLEIEIGSTLEVMARIRYRQTLEKATLHRTENGLYVIFDDEQSAISPGQFVAWYQDNECLGSGVIA; via the coding sequence ATGGCAAAAGTAGTAGTAGGACTTTCTGGTGGCGTAGACTCTAGCGTTGCTGCATATTTATTAAAAGAACAAGGTCACGAGGTTATCGGTTTGTTTATGAAAAACTGGCACGATGATACCGTGACTATAAGCGATGAGTGTCCGTGGTTAGAAGATTCTAATGATGCGATGCTGGTCGCAGATAAGTTGGGGATTCCATTTCAGACGGTAGATTTAAGCAATCAATATAAGGAGCGCATTGTAGATTATATGTTTGACGAGTACGCTCGTGGGCGCACACCTAATCCAGATGTGCTTTGCAATCGCGAGATCAAGTTTGATGTCTTTATGGATATTGCCTTAGAACTAGGTGCTGATTTTGTAGCAACAGGTCATTACTGCCAGAAAACAACAAGTATAGAAAACGGTCAAGAAATACATCATTTGATAGGTGGTGCAGACACAAATAAGGATCAAAGCTATTTTTTGTGTCAGGTTTCTCAAAAACAACTCGCCAAAACGCTCTTTCCAATAGGTCATTTACAGAAACCTCAAGTGAGAGAAATAGCCGCTGCTCAGAATTTAATTACTGCTGGTAAAAAGGATTCTCAAGGATTGTGTTTTATAGGAAAAGTACGACTACCAGATTTTTTACAACAGCAATTGAAACCTAAACTCGGCGATATTGTGGAAATTGCTGCGCAAACCAGTCGCGAGAAGATGCTAGAACTTGTTCCTGTAAAAGATGCTGGCCGGGATAATGAACTGGTAACGCTTTCGCGAAAGCGGAAATACCATCCAACAGAAGGAAAAAAAGTTGGACAACATCAAGGGGCGCATTATTTTACACGTGGACAGCGTAAAGGACTCGCTGTAGGAGGAACGCCAGAGCCGCTTTTTGTCATTGAAACAGACGTGATTACCAATACGATTTATGTAGGTCAAGGAAAAAAACATCCAGGATTATACAGACGCGGACTTTTTGTGACAGCCGCCGAAACACACTGGATCAGAGAAGATCTAGAGATAGAAATAGGAAGTACTCTAGAAGTAATGGCACGTATACGTTACCGTCAGACTTTGGAGAAAGCGACATTGCATCGTACAGAAAATGGGCTGTACGTTATTTTTGATGACGAGCAAAGTGCCATTTCTCCAGGACAATTTGTGGCTTGGTATCAAGATAATGAGTGTTTAGGTTCTGGAGTAATTGCTTAG